The nucleotide window TTTTATCCTTCACATATTCCTGTTACATATTCCGGCGTAACTTTGATATGGCTTTTGTGTAATTTTCAGTGTTGAAGATTGCAGATCCTGCAACAAAAGAGGTGGCACCTGCCTTGGAAACTTTGTTAATGGTATCTTTGTTGATTCCGCCATCCACCTGGATTATGGCCGTGGAATTTTTTTCTTTAAGCATGTTTGACAAGGCTTTTATTTTTTCAATACTGGATTCAATAAATTTTTGACCGCCAAATCCGGGATTCACGCTCATGATCAAAACAAAATCCAGCTGATCCACAACCCATTCAATTGAAGACAGAGGGGTTGCAGGATTTAATGCCACACCTGCCTTTACACCGAAGCTTTTGATCAGCTGAAGACTTCTGTGAAGATGAGTGCAGGCTTCGGCATGAACGGAAATGTAATGGGCTCCTGCTTTGGCAAACTCAGGGATGATCAAATCCGGTTTTTCAATCATTAGATGCACGTCAAGGATCAGATCCGAAGCTCGTTCGCATGCCTCGACAATGATTGGGCCATAGGTGATGTTGGGTACAAATTGTCCATCCATGACATCAATATGTATCCAGTCTGCACCGGCTTTTTTAATTTGGATTAATTCGTCACCCAGTCGGGTGAAATCGGCTGATAAAATTGAAGGGGCGATGATTCCCATAAGATACTGTCTCCTGCGTCAATGTCCTCTTTCCAAGGATCAATAATAATTGTTTTTTCCAGGGTTTGATCAATAAATATGTTCACCCTGGTTTTAATTGCCGGGGGAACTAAAATGTTAATGTCTTCACCTGGTTTCATATATTCATTGTAAAGATTTATTATAGGTCCGAACATGTCGGTTTCAACCCTGACATGCTGTTTTAATATGCCGGGACTCAGAGAATGGGTCAAAAGGATAAGGCTGTTTAATTTGTCCGGTGACATATGCCTGCCTTTTTCCAGAGCGTTGACAACAAGGGTTATGGGCGTATTTGCAGTCACATGGCTGCCGGCGTGTGGGGTTGAAGATAAAATAATTCCCCAATCCTGATGAGGATCCACGTTTGATATGATTTGAGAAATATCAAGATGAAGATTTTCAATGACAGCCGATGCTTTTTCAAGACGTAATCGTGTTATGTCCGGCATGATCACGGCCACAGGATTGATACCCCGGCTGATCAGCAGATCACAGGAAGAGCCTTTCAAAGCCGTGGAAAAAGGTTCCGGATAATGTGCAATGACACATTCATTTTTGGTTTTTAAAGAATAAGTAAAAGAGACATGCCCTTTTTTAAATTCGTTTTTTTCAAGAAGGATCAGGGCCTGTTTAAGGGGGATTTGCCTTAAATCCGGAATAATATTTTCTTTTGCCCCCTTTGAAATATAAATAATTATATCTCTGCCTTTTTTTATGGTAGACCCCGGCTGAGGGTCCTGGGAGATGACAGCATACCTGGGAACGGCATCATCATACCGGGAGCCGTAAAGTTTTGCATTTAATCCCATGTTGGTGAGGGTTTCCAACACATAAATAATGTTTTTGCCTGTTAATTGGGGCAAAACAATTTCATCCGCGCTCTGGGTAAAAAGGCGTATCGAGTAAAAGCCAATGGTGCCTGCAATGGAAAATGCCAACAGGAAAATAAAACAATATTTTAAAATCGATTTCACTTAAGATCTGGATTTCCTCTTTAAGCGGGCCGCAAAAAAACCATCCATATTGTTTGTGTCGGGATATGTTTTTAAAAATTTGTCCCGGGTCATTAACCTGGAATATTTGTTGGATTTAAAATGGGTATCAATTGAAAAATCTTTTCTTTTATTTAAAAAGGTGTGGATAACCTCTTCATTTTCTTCTCTTTCACACGAACAGACGGCATAGACAAGAATCCCCCCCGGTTTGACGAGATTGGCTGCTGCATTGAGCATTTTTTTTTGTTTTGCCGCAAGCCGTGCAATATCATTTTTTGAGCGCTTCCATTTAGCATCTGGATTCCGCCGCAGTACGCCAAGCCCTGTGCAGGGAGCATCTATCAGGACACGGTCAAAATAAAAGTCAAAATCCTTGATAGAGGTTTTTAGCAAATTTATTGGTTTTGTCCGGATAATCTCAATACCCAGTTTTTTTGCATCTGATTCAAGGAATTCAAGTTTTTTGGGTTCCACATCCGCTGCGATAATTATTCCCTTGTTTTCCATTAGCTGGGCAATGTGGCCGGTTTTTCCCCCAAGGCCGGCACAGGCATCCAGAATTTTTTCTCCGGGTCTGGGTGCCAATAACTGTGTGACAATCTGTGCGGCTTCATCCTGGATTTGAAACAATCCAAGTTTAAATGCTTCAAATTCCCGGATGAGTATACTGGGGTTGGTAAAACTGACTCCCTGATCTGCATATTCAGTCAACTCAATGTTTTTTGCGACTAAAGAAAGTTTTTGGGCAAGAGATTGCCTGTCAATTTTCAATGTGTTGGTTCGAAGGGTAATCGGAGGAATCGTATTGATCTGTCGGCAAAGCAAGCTTGATTTTTCAAAT belongs to Desulfobacula toluolica Tol2 and includes:
- the rpe gene encoding ribulose-phosphate 3-epimerase: MGIIAPSILSADFTRLGDELIQIKKAGADWIHIDVMDGQFVPNITYGPIIVEACERASDLILDVHLMIEKPDLIIPEFAKAGAHYISVHAEACTHLHRSLQLIKSFGVKAGVALNPATPLSSIEWVVDQLDFVLIMSVNPGFGGQKFIESSIEKIKALSNMLKEKNSTAIIQVDGGINKDTINKVSKAGATSFVAGSAIFNTENYTKAISKLRRNM
- a CDS encoding PASTA domain-containing protein; translated protein: MKSILKYCFIFLLAFSIAGTIGFYSIRLFTQSADEIVLPQLTGKNIIYVLETLTNMGLNAKLYGSRYDDAVPRYAVISQDPQPGSTIKKGRDIIIYISKGAKENIIPDLRQIPLKQALILLEKNEFKKGHVSFTYSLKTKNECVIAHYPEPFSTALKGSSCDLLISRGINPVAVIMPDITRLRLEKASAVIENLHLDISQIISNVDPHQDWGIILSSTPHAGSHVTANTPITLVVNALEKGRHMSPDKLNSLILLTHSLSPGILKQHVRVETDMFGPIINLYNEYMKPGEDINILVPPAIKTRVNIFIDQTLEKTIIIDPWKEDIDAGDSILWESSPLQFYQPISPDWVTN
- the rsmB gene encoding 16S rRNA (cytosine(967)-C(5))-methyltransferase RsmB → MIKDPRHIALNVLCSWHKASLTLDKSLENHSEEISCLSKNDKNLCNALIFGVLRHRESIDHTLCAFSNIPLIKIDTAPLYLLRITLFQILYMDRIPAFAAINTAVDIAKKTSGKKTAGFINAVLRNAAKNNSKITLPDPKAEPAKFISIQYSLPLWLSGKWNHAFGFEKSSLLCRQINTIPPITLRTNTLKIDRQSLAQKLSLVAKNIELTEYADQGVSFTNPSILIREFEAFKLGLFQIQDEAAQIVTQLLAPRPGEKILDACAGLGGKTGHIAQLMENKGIIIAADVEPKKLEFLESDAKKLGIEIIRTKPINLLKTSIKDFDFYFDRVLIDAPCTGLGVLRRNPDAKWKRSKNDIARLAAKQKKMLNAAANLVKPGGILVYAVCSCEREENEEVIHTFLNKRKDFSIDTHFKSNKYSRLMTRDKFLKTYPDTNNMDGFFAARLKRKSRS